The Phaeocystidibacter marisrubri DNA segment GTTGATAAGACGTGTTTCCAAGTATCGGACATGTCCCTTTGTTAGAATTTCATCTTTGGAACTAAAGACAATGGTTTTCTCCCAGAATTCCTTCTTTGCATCTCTCGCATGATTGGAAAGACGTTCGGCTAAGTTCTCAGATTCACCTACATATACTAGCGACTGAGATAAATCATCAGGGTCGCTTCCAATTAAGAAATACACACCAGGCCTCTGAAGTTCATCTCTTTCTTGCGCACTCTTAAGCAAGTTTCTTGGGAACCGAACACACTGTCCGGTCCAATTAGAGAGATAACCACAGACTACACCATTGGCATCGCCCGAAGTGAGATATTGGGAGATTGAGATACCACGTTTTGACTTCATGAAAGAGCGGTTAGGAATATGACCTCAAATTAGTGATCTTCGGACAAACGAACCCTCTACTCTCTAAAATGTCTCAAATCAGAATTATTGGATGGGATGCTGCTAGCAAGTGGCGTAATAATGGAATATTTGAGGCAAACTACGATTTGAAGGAATTCAACTTGAAGGAAGCTCCTAAGGAGATCAACGTAAGCGATCTAAAGAACATTCTAAGTTGCCCCCTAGAGAATACCATCATTGCTATAGACATGCCTCTGGCTTGGCCAATCGCCTTTCAAAAGGAATGGAATTCAAATTCTCCTCGTGAATCTACAACCTGTAAACGTTGCCCCAAAGAGAATAGACCGAATGAGAATATTTTCAGGCGTAAAACCGAGCAATGGGTTGCCAAAGAAAAGTATATAAACCCATTAGAAGTAACGGCTCAACCACTAGCAAAAGCCGCCTTTAAAACCTGTAAAAGGTTGTCTAAGTATTTCACCGTGGATTGGTTCGAAGACGTGATTCGTACCAATGGTGCGACCAGCGGAATATTGGAAGTGTATCCAGCGGCTAGTTTAAACAAGTCTTTTCCTGTCACTA contains these protein-coding regions:
- a CDS encoding DUF429 domain-containing protein; translated protein: MSQIRIIGWDAASKWRNNGIFEANYDLKEFNLKEAPKEINVSDLKNILSCPLENTIIAIDMPLAWPIAFQKEWNSNSPRESTTCKRCPKENRPNENIFRRKTEQWVAKEKYINPLEVTAQPLAKAAFKTCKRLSKYFTVDWFEDVIRTNGATSGILEVYPAASLNKSFPVTKKLPKKGSNEYKSEVQRYLSQVDPAFAPAMNKTMNHHQIDALLCIATTIQYLRKECQPPGDTICDDCLFKEGWIWVPFNNSNALNK